The Chryseobacterium sp. LJ668 genome segment TTAGCCCTCGAAATGCAGGAGATTTATAAGTCTACGCAGGCTCTCCAAATTTTTTTAGAGAAAAAATATCAGGATATTGGTTATAAAATCAATAAAGCTGATGCAGTAGTTTCCATCGTTGTGAATTTCAGCGGAATGGTGCCTGAATGGGAAGAAATTGCTGCTGTTTCTATGGCGGTTCAGAATATGTATCTGACTTGTACTGCAAATGGAGTAGGTTGTTACTGGAGTTCTCCAAAAATAGTTGACCATTTAAAAGAATCTTTAACGATCGAAGAAAACCAGAAATGTCTGGGGTTTTTCTATATGGGAAATGTTGATTAATGAAGTTGTTTTTAATCAAAATTTGTAACGAAGCTCTGATTTAGCCCTGATGGAAACGGCATCCTTTTTTGTTTTATTGGGACTGAGCGAAGGAAAATAAAAAAGATATAGTGGACAGCAGGTTCCAGGCTTCTAAAAGAACATTTAAATAGAAACAAAATATGAAGATATAAAACTTCTGACTCCCATCATCTGGCTCCTAACTTAAATTTTCAGGATAGAAAATTTTTACTATCTTTGCACACTTAAATATTTAATCGGGACGAGTTCCCATAAAATTCATACATTATGTCAGTAAAAATCAGATTACAAAGACACGGATCAAAAGGGAGACCTTTTTTCCACATCGTGGTTGCAGATGCTAGAGCTAGAAGAGACGGTAGATTTATCGAAAAGCTAGGTACTTACAACCCAATTACTAACCCTGCGACGATCGATTTGAACGTTGACTCTGCTGTAAAGTGGTTAAACAACGGTGCTCAGCCAACAGATACTGCAAGAGCTATCCTTTCTTACAAAGGAGTACTTTACAAAAAACACTTACAAGGTGGTGTTGCTAAAGGTGCTTTTGATGAGGCTGAAGCTGAAAAGAGATTTTCTGCTTGGGTAGAATCTAAAGAACAAAAAGTACAAGGTAAAGTAGAAGGTTTAACAAAAGCTCAGGCTGATGCTAAGAAAGCTGCTTTTGATGCTGAAACTAAAGTAAACGAAGCTAGAGTTGCTGCGGCTGCTCAAGTAGAAGCTGATGCTAAAGCTGCTGAAGAAGCTGCAAATGCACCTGCTGAAGAAGTTGTTGCTGAAACTGAAGCTGCTGCAGAAGGAGAAGCTCCTGCTGCTGAATCTACAGAAGAAAACACTGAAGCTTAAGACAAACCGGTATGCGTAAAGAAGATTGCTATTTTTTAGGAAAAATCACACGCAGACATGGCCTTGCGGGAAACGTCATCCTTAAACTGGATACCGACCAACCCGAGCTTTATAATAAATTGGAATCAATATTCGTTGAAATCAACGGATTATTGGTTCCTTTTTTTATTGAAAAATCTTCATGGAGCAAATTGGATGCTCTTAATCTGGCTTTTAAAAACTCTTCCGAAGCTTTGGTAGATCAGTCTTTGAATAAAGATGTTTACCTTCCGCTTACCACTTTACCAAAACTTACCGGAAATCAGTTTTATTACCACGAGGTAATAGGTTTTGAAATTATGGATCAAGATAATAAAGACTGTGGCGTAATACGTTCCGTAAACGATCAAACTGCTCAGATTTATTTTGTTACTAATTTGTATGGAAAAGAAGTGGTAGTACCTATGATCAAAGATTGGATTATTGAAGTAAACCGTGAAGAACGATTCATCAAAATGAATGTTCCCGAAGGTTTGATCGATGTTTTCTTGGTTCCTTCTAAAAAAGACGAGTAATTTTTCGATTATTCTCACAAAAAAAGCTGGCTTTCTAAAAACCAACTTTATTTTTACTTTATTTTTCCGAAATCTATTTAAGAAATAGCTGCTGCACCTGCAGAGGCAACTTCGTGATCATCTTCCACAGAACTTCCGCTTACACCGATAGATCCAATTATATTTCCTGAAGAATCTTTAACCAGAACACCACCTGGAAAAGTAATCAGCCCATTATTAGAATGTTCAATATTGTATAAAGGCTGACCCGGTTGTGATAGTTTTCCGATTTCACCGGTATTCATATTAAAATATCTTGCGGTTCTTGCTTTTTTCTGAGCAATGTCGATGGAGCCCAACCAAGCATCATCCATTTTTGCAAATGCTACCAAATTTACACCACTGTCCATCACAGCGATATTCATTTTGACATTCATTTCTTTTGATTTTGCGATAGAAGCTTCAATTGCTTTTTGAGCTTGTTCTAATGTAATGTTCATATTTTTTAATTTACTATTTGACTTAAACTATATAAAATCGTGCCGATGATTGATCTTAACATTTTAATTTTTCTAATAAATGATCGATCTGCACATACATTTTATTAAAATACATTTTCCGCTCTCTGTTTCCTGAAGTATTAAGTGATTTAGAGTTTTTTATCTCATGTTCGAAATAAATCAAAGTATCGTTACAAATATTCTCATCGTTGGTCATCATGTAGCCGAACATATTAAATGGCAGAAAAAATGAAGACTGATATTCATTTTTAAACAAAATATTATTGCTTAAAATCACCAGATCGTTAACGTAAAAATTAAAATCAGGATTGTTTTGGATTTTATATTCAATATTTTGAAGTACGCTTCTCACTTCCTCCAAAATAAGCATGATGTCTTTATATTTCAAAAGTCCCATTTCGGAATAGTATGAGATCTGCATCAGAATGCTCATGATGGTGGTGTCGTTCCAGACTTCTGTCACATTTTGGTTTTCATAAAGATCCTTCAGCATTTCATTTTTCGGAGAATGGTAAGGTAGATCAAAATCTTCGAACGGACAGAGAAATTGATCTTCATTTAATAGATTCATCCAGACATAAAATTTAAATCTGGAAAGAATAGTATCTGAAATGGTATAGAAAAACGGAATGTCTTTCGCAGAATAATATACTTTCGACTGATTAGCAGTTTGAAAAACATCAAGGATTTTCAGAGAACTTTCAAAAAAATGGAGCAAATCTTCTTTTGTTTTTACCGGTCGAGTTCTTTTTACCACCAATTGATTCTCTGTTCCTAAAAACTGATCGATCGAAATCTGATAATATTTTGCCAATTCTATCGCTTCCTCAAAACTGAATTTTGCCTTCATCGAAGTTCTTCTGTGTGCGGCATCGTAACTGATGTTTAGAATATTTGCAATTTCATCATTCAAAGATTTGTCTCCGATTTTCTTTCTTATGTGCTTGAGTAGAATTTCCTGATTCATGTTTTTGCGATTTTCACAAATGTAAAGATTTATTTTAATTTTTTTTCGCATTCATAAAATTGGTTTTCAAATTTAGCTTTGAAGTATAATTTAAAATTGAATGTTATGAAAACGAAATTATCAATCATCGCACTATGTATTAGTTTAATTATTTTCGGGCAAGAGAGTTTGAAAATAAAATCTTCATTGCTCACTGTAAATCCTCAAAAAATAATTAGAAACACAAACGGTTTTAACGTTGGAATTTTAGATGACTATCAAAAACAAAGAATTAATGGAATCAATTTTCAGATAAATCCTCTCACTTTGCTTTATCCTTTAATTCCGCAGGCAATCTCAGTCCCAACAGAAAACAAATCTACTGTAACAGTAAATGGACTGCATCTTTCGACAGGCGGAATGATGGATGGTAAAAAGTTGAATGGACTTGGTATTTCAATGTATCATCATTCACGCACGACAAACGGTTTTTCGGTGAATTTTTTTAATAATACTTCGGGAGATTTAAATGGATTTCATATTTCAGGATTTGCTAATAGTTCGGAGAAAGGAATAGGTTTGAACATGGCTTTTTTAGGCAATGATTCAAATGATTTTAAAGGATTGCAGATTTCTATGTGTAATGAATCGGAAAAAATGAGAGGAGTTCAAATAGGATTAGTTAATAAAACTAAAAATCTAAGAGGTCTTCAATTTGGATTATGGAATGTGAACGAGAAAAGAAAATTTCCCATCATCAACTGGAATTTTAAATCTAAAAAAAATAAATCATGAAAAACATACCTTATATATTAATAGCAATCCGCTTTCTTTTAGCGCCGATCATTTTCTTTTTAGCATATTTAGAAGGTGAAGAATACCAGTTTTTAATTTTAACATTAATGTTCATTGGATTACTGACAGATATTTTTGACGGAATCATCGCTAGGAAATTCGGAGTTTCTTCAGAAAAATTAAGAAGACTCGACAGTCAGGTAGATTTGGTTTTCTGGCTTTCTTTAGGATTTGCGGGGTATTTTCTCAATCCTGAATTAATAAAAAGCGAATGGAAAAATATCACATTAGTTTTTGTGCTGGAAGCTCTTTGTTATTTAATAAGTATCTTGAAATTTGGAAAAGAAACTTGTACTCATGCTTTTTTGTCGAAAATGTGGGGTTTAAGTTTAGTGATTGCATTCACTTATTTGATAGGATTTCAACAAACAGGTTGGGCTTTTTATCTGTCAATAGTTTTAGGAATAGTTTCTCATATTGATGTGATCCTGATTATTTTAATTCTTCCAAAATGGCAGTATGATGTCCCAAGTTGTTACCACGCATCGAATATCAGAAAAGGAAAACAAAGAAAAAAGAGTACACTTTTTAATTAAATGAAAGCGATTTTTCGGAATTAAATAATCATTTTTAAATCAAACAGTGTGATCATGGAAAAATTACACCGTTTTTTGTAGATTTGCAAACATTAATTTTTATACAAAAATTTATCAATCAACAAATGAAAAAGCAGACGATTAAAGAAGTCCTACAGGATTACAAAAAAGTATTACATCATGACATTACAGTTTACGGTTGGGTAAGAACTTTCCGTGCAAACCGCTTTATTGCGCTAAATGATGGTTCTACGATTAATAATTTGCAGGTTGTTGTTGATTTCGAAAATTTCGACTCAGAAATTATCAGTAAAATAAGCACAGCATCTTCTCTAAAAGTTGTTGGTGAAGTAGTAGAAAGTCAGGGAGCTGGACAAGCTGTAGAAATTATTGCCAAAAAAATCATCATTTTAGGCGATAACTTTACAGAGGAAAGAGATAAAACCATTCTTCAGCCAAAAAAACACTCATTAGAAGTGTTGAGAGAGCAGGCGCATTTAAGATTCAGAACCAATTTATTTGGGGCGGTTTTCAGAGTACGCCATGCGGTGAGTTTTGCAATTCACTCATTTTTCAACCAAAATCAATTTTTCTACATCAACACTCCGATTGTAACAGGAGCTGATGCAGAAGGAGCAGGTGAAATGTTTGGGGTAACCAACTTTGATTTAAATAATATTCCAAGAGACGAGCAGGGCGATATCGATTTTGCTCAGGATTTCTTTGGTAAGAAAACCAACTTAACGGTTTCCGGACAGCTTGAAGGGGAAACTGCAGCAATGGGATTGGGGAGAATTTATACTTTCGGACCTACTTTCCGTGCAGAAAATTCAAACACAACCCGCCACTTAGCTGAATTCTGGATGATTGAGCCTGAAGTTGCCTTCAATAACCTTGAAGATAACATCGACTTGGCAGAAGACTTCCTGAAATATGTAATTCAATATGTTTTAGACAACTGTAAAGACGATCTTGAGTTCTTAGACAAGCGTTTCGAAGAAGAGCAAAAATCAAAACCGGAAAAAGACAGAGCAAAAGAAGGTTTGATAGAAAAGCTTCAGAATGTTATCGCTAAACGTTTCAAACGCGTAAGCTATACAGAAGCGATTGAAATCTTAATGAACTCGAAAGAAAATAAAAAAGGAAAATTCCAATATCCGGTTGAAAGCTGGGGAACCGACCTTCAGTCTGAGCACGAAAGATTCTTGGTAGAAAAGCATTTTGAATGTCCTGTAGTTTTGTTTGATTATCCAAAAGAAATCAAAGCATTCTATATGAAGCTGAACGACGATAACAAAACCGTTGCTGCCATGGATGTACTTTTCCCTGGAATCGGTGAGATCATCGGCGGATCAGAAAGAGAAGCAAGATTAGATGTTCTGAAAACAAAAATGGCAGAAATGCACGTAGACGAGCACGAACTTTGGTGGTATATAGATACCAGAAGATTCGGTTCTGTTCCTCACGCAGGTTTCGGACTTGGTTTAGAGAGGCTGGTTGTCTTTGTAACGGGTATGACCAACATTCGCGACGTGATTCCTTTCCCAAGAACTCCAAAGAACGCAGAATTTTAATCTGCATCATATATATACTACCTCTGAAATTTTTCAGAGGTATTTTTTTTTAAATATAAACAATGTTTTGTGAAGGTCATTTCAATCATATTAATTTCAACTCAAACTCTCAAATCCTCCACCAAAATTTCTTACCTATATACCAAACGCTCCAACTCTAAAACACTTTCATCCGAATAAGAAGCTCATTCCAGCTTTCACTACTCGCTTTTTTGCTCCTTAGCACTCCCTTTCTTGCAAAAAGAGCTCAAACATGCCGTTCAATCTGGGCTAGGGGTAGTAGTTTGTAGATCATTATTTACCAAATAATATTTTTTTCAATTTTTGAGTTTCAGTACAACTATATTTTTCTCTACCTTATTTTTCCATTATTATGATTATTGTCCATTTTTAGATCTTATTGTTCTATTTTGCTCCGGAGAGCAATATGTTTGTATAATTATTATCCGAAAAGCAGAGAGCTCCGTAGGAGCGACACCTCTCATAATCTATAAATATCAATAATCTTTTGGTCTAATCTTGCAAACGATACATTCGATGCTCCTGTTTCTAACTAAGAAAATGCTCTAAACAATATTTTCGTTGAACAAAATATGTGTTTTGCGTACTGTATTTCCCCATGATACTTACATTTAAACTTCATCATTACCCATTGTCAAAATAATATGAACATTGTGGATAACTTCAGGATGTTATTCAACAGCTATTAAACCAATGTTTTACTTTAATACTTTTCCACATTCAAAATATTTGATTATTAATTATTTGTTTCATGTGGGTATCTGCCCTATCTTTGCCCCACTGAAAACGAGAGTGATTGGTAGCGCAGGAGAGCCTTAAAGCGGGCGTTTAAAGAAGATCCTATTTGGATATAAATTTAGGGAATTGCAAAAATTTAGTTGATAAAAATTTGTGAGGAAAGAAAAAGTTTATATCTTTGCAGTCCCGATAAAGGGAGCGCAGGAGTAGGGAAGTTTAGGTGTTGTAAATGGGAGATTAGGGTTACTAAAAAAACTTTAAATTTTTCACAAAAACATTTGGCTGTTTCGGAATAAATTATTACTTTTGCACACGCAAATACGGCAAAGCCCAACGACAGAAAAGGGTGGCCGGGGGAGCGGAAGAGAAGAGATCATTGAAAAATAGATATAACAACCAAGTAAGGAAAAACTAAAGCGTCAAAACTTTGAGTGAGCGTAAGACAAACATACAATGGAGAGTTTGATCCTGGCTCAGGATGAACGCTAGCGGGAGGCCTAACACATGCAAGCCGAGCGGTAGAAGATCTTCGGATCTTTGAGAGCGGCGCACGGGTGCGGAACACGTGTGCAACCTGCCTTTATCTGGGGGATAGCCTTTCGAAAGGAAGATTAATACCCCATAATATATTGAATGGCATCATTCGATATTGAAAACTCCGGTGGATAGAGATGGGCACGCGCAAGATTAGATAGTTGGTGAGGTAACGGCTCACCAAGTCAATGATCTTTAGGGGGCCTGAGAGGGTGATCCCCCACACTGGTACTGAGACACGGACCAGACTCCTACGGGAGGCAGCAGTGAGGAATATTGGACAATGGGTGAGAGCCTGATCCAGCCATCCCGCGTGAAGGACTAAGGCCCTATGGGTTGTAAACTTCTTTTATACTGGGATAAACCTACCCTCGTGAGGGTAGCTGAAGGTACAGTATGAATAAGCACCGGCTAACTCCGTGCCAGCAGCCGCGGTAATACGGAGGGTGCAAGCGTTATCCGG includes the following:
- a CDS encoding nitroreductase family protein; the protein is MNKAEVLKEIIEQRRSIFPKDYAETEISEETIEEILHSATLAPNHKRTKPWRFKIFKGEEKANLALEMQEIYKSTQALQIFLEKKYQDIGYKINKADAVVSIVVNFSGMVPEWEEIAAVSMAVQNMYLTCTANGVGCYWSSPKIVDHLKESLTIEENQKCLGFFYMGNVD
- a CDS encoding 30S ribosomal protein S16; its protein translation is MSVKIRLQRHGSKGRPFFHIVVADARARRDGRFIEKLGTYNPITNPATIDLNVDSAVKWLNNGAQPTDTARAILSYKGVLYKKHLQGGVAKGAFDEAEAEKRFSAWVESKEQKVQGKVEGLTKAQADAKKAAFDAETKVNEARVAAAAQVEADAKAAEEAANAPAEEVVAETEAAAEGEAPAAESTEENTEA
- the rimM gene encoding ribosome maturation factor RimM (Essential for efficient processing of 16S rRNA) translates to MRKEDCYFLGKITRRHGLAGNVILKLDTDQPELYNKLESIFVEINGLLVPFFIEKSSWSKLDALNLAFKNSSEALVDQSLNKDVYLPLTTLPKLTGNQFYYHEVIGFEIMDQDNKDCGVIRSVNDQTAQIYFVTNLYGKEVVVPMIKDWIIEVNREERFIKMNVPEGLIDVFLVPSKKDE
- a CDS encoding GlcG/HbpS family heme-binding protein; translated protein: MNITLEQAQKAIEASIAKSKEMNVKMNIAVMDSGVNLVAFAKMDDAWLGSIDIAQKKARTARYFNMNTGEIGKLSQPGQPLYNIEHSNNGLITFPGGVLVKDSSGNIIGSIGVSGSSVEDDHEVASAGAAAIS
- a CDS encoding helix-turn-helix domain-containing protein, coding for MNQEILLKHIRKKIGDKSLNDEIANILNISYDAAHRRTSMKAKFSFEEAIELAKYYQISIDQFLGTENQLVVKRTRPVKTKEDLLHFFESSLKILDVFQTANQSKVYYSAKDIPFFYTISDTILSRFKFYVWMNLLNEDQFLCPFEDFDLPYHSPKNEMLKDLYENQNVTEVWNDTTIMSILMQISYYSEMGLLKYKDIMLILEEVRSVLQNIEYKIQNNPDFNFYVNDLVILSNNILFKNEYQSSFFLPFNMFGYMMTNDENICNDTLIYFEHEIKNSKSLNTSGNRERKMYFNKMYVQIDHLLEKLKC
- a CDS encoding LA_2272 family surface repeat-containing protein produces the protein MKTKLSIIALCISLIIFGQESLKIKSSLLTVNPQKIIRNTNGFNVGILDDYQKQRINGINFQINPLTLLYPLIPQAISVPTENKSTVTVNGLHLSTGGMMDGKKLNGLGISMYHHSRTTNGFSVNFFNNTSGDLNGFHISGFANSSEKGIGLNMAFLGNDSNDFKGLQISMCNESEKMRGVQIGLVNKTKNLRGLQFGLWNVNEKRKFPIINWNFKSKKNKS
- a CDS encoding CDP-alcohol phosphatidyltransferase family protein, whose protein sequence is MKNIPYILIAIRFLLAPIIFFLAYLEGEEYQFLILTLMFIGLLTDIFDGIIARKFGVSSEKLRRLDSQVDLVFWLSLGFAGYFLNPELIKSEWKNITLVFVLEALCYLISILKFGKETCTHAFLSKMWGLSLVIAFTYLIGFQQTGWAFYLSIVLGIVSHIDVILIILILPKWQYDVPSCYHASNIRKGKQRKKSTLFN
- the asnS gene encoding asparagine--tRNA ligase; translated protein: MKKQTIKEVLQDYKKVLHHDITVYGWVRTFRANRFIALNDGSTINNLQVVVDFENFDSEIISKISTASSLKVVGEVVESQGAGQAVEIIAKKIIILGDNFTEERDKTILQPKKHSLEVLREQAHLRFRTNLFGAVFRVRHAVSFAIHSFFNQNQFFYINTPIVTGADAEGAGEMFGVTNFDLNNIPRDEQGDIDFAQDFFGKKTNLTVSGQLEGETAAMGLGRIYTFGPTFRAENSNTTRHLAEFWMIEPEVAFNNLEDNIDLAEDFLKYVIQYVLDNCKDDLEFLDKRFEEEQKSKPEKDRAKEGLIEKLQNVIAKRFKRVSYTEAIEILMNSKENKKGKFQYPVESWGTDLQSEHERFLVEKHFECPVVLFDYPKEIKAFYMKLNDDNKTVAAMDVLFPGIGEIIGGSEREARLDVLKTKMAEMHVDEHELWWYIDTRRFGSVPHAGFGLGLERLVVFVTGMTNIRDVIPFPRTPKNAEF